GGTTTGCGCTGGAAGACGCTCCAAGAAATCCACCACCCATTCTACGTATGTTTCCCGGGACAGCGGCCTGTATCGTGCTGAACGATACTCCTCCTCCATGACGGTTCCGCGCTCCACATAGAGTTGGTGCAATTTCACTCCCTCGACGCCCAAAAAGGCGCAATAGTCCGCCGTGTGCATGATCGTGGAGCGGTCCTCGCCGGGAAGACCGAGAATGACGTGGACGCAGACCTGGAGGTGACGTTTGTGAGCTTCCCGCACGGCCCATTCGAACTCGGCTACGGTGTGGCCGCGGTTGATCCTGTGCAGAGTCGCGTCGGAGGCGCTCTGGAGGCCTATTTCCAGCCAGACCATCGAGGAGGAAGCCAATTCGGCCAGGAGGTCCAGCTTTTCTTCGTCCAGACAGTCCGGTCGCGTGCCGATGGAAAGGCCCACCACGTCAGGTTCGGCCAGAACGCCTCTGTAGAGTCGCTCCAGATGGAGAAGAGGCCCATAGGTGTTGCTGAAGGATTGGAAGTAGGCGAGGAACTTTTCGGCCTTGTACCGCCGGCGACAGAAGAGGATCCCTTCCCTGAGCTGCTCGAGTACGTTCGGTTGGGAGCGATACCTTCCGGAGCCCGATCCTTGGGCATTGCAGTAGATGCAACCTCCGCTTCCTCTGGTCCCGTCCCGATTCGGGCAAGTGAATCCTGCGTCCAGGGTCACTTTTTGTACGCGGAGCCCGAATCGGTTCCTCAGAGCCGTGTTCAGATCGAGGTATCGAAGACTTCCGGTCATTTGGACGGAGTCCCGGCTTCGTCGATCAGGCGGGTCAGCTCGAGGACCGTGCGGGCGTACACGTCACTTTGATTGTAGCATTTGAGCACTTCGTGACGTTGTTCCGGGTTCAGGCCCGGTTTCCAGCCGCAGCCAACCAATATGTTGGCCGCGCTGGCCAATGCATCGGAATCCGAAAACAGGTCCACCTGACCGTCGCCGTTCCCGTCGGCGCCGTAACGCAGCACGTTCGACGGAATGAACTGCGGAATGCCGAAAGCGCCGGCGAGAGAGCCTTGGATGGATTCGGGCGGGATGTCCTCGGCCGCGGCGTGTCTCAAAAACGCCTTGAGTTCCTCGTAGGCCCACTTCGATTTTCGAACGCAAAATTGCTGAAAACGATCGAAGCCGTTTCTTTCGCGCTCGGAGGGTTCGAGCTGTCCATACATGGTTTTCATGATCTCGGCATCCGAAGACGCGGATAGGCTGCTTAGAACGGACAAAACCTGGAATCGGCCCGTATAAGCGCCCAATCGTGTTTCGACCATAAACAACGCAGCCAACAGGGAAGGGGGGAGTCCGGTCTCTTTTTCTATACCGGACAACACCTCCCGATGAAGGCTCATGTAGTCCTTACATCTGGTTACCAGTTCGGGCTTGAGAAATTGGCCGTAATCCAGTTTGGATTCACGAATCTTGAAATACGTGAGCACCGGCTTGGAATCGAACTGCACGGAGGAGGCCGAGTATACCCGTTCGATATAGGCCGTCTCGAATCCGTCGCTGATAAGGCGCCGGGAGAGTGAATCAAACGGCGCGGCCAAAACCGACACGCCGGCGGCCAGAAAAACCATCGATGGGATGAGGACGAATCGAATCATCAATGACTTGCCCCTTTCTAAATGCCCAACGGGTTCAACCGGTGACAAACTACACGTCGATCTTCAACAAATCCTCCGCCACGATAATCTCCCCTTTGAAATGTCTCCTGCAGTGAGCCGCCACGTCAATCTCGTCGCAGGGCGGGTAGAAGTGGGTCAAGACCAAGGAACGCGCGTTGGCGCGATGCGCAACGGCTCCCGCCAGAGAGGGCGTGAGGTGGCCGGGCGCTTTCGCATCGTCCGGCATCGAGCACTCCAGCACCAGTACATGCGCGTTCCGGCCCAGGTCCACCAGAGAATCGCAGACGTCCGTGTCTCCGCTGTAAGCCATGACTCGGCCCTCCGCGTCTCTCAAACGGAATCCGAGACTTCCGGGCCGATGTTCCATCGGGGCGGCCGCCAGGGTGAGCCCGGACGAAAGGGCGGTTTCGCCGGAAGCCGGGTCCAGTTCCAGGAGTTCCATGGAGTCTGCCGGCGGTACAACCGAGGACCCGTACAGAGCTACGGCCTTCTTGAGCCAGGCTCGCATTCCGTGGGCCCCGACTACGACGAACGGTCGCTTTCTTTCCGGGATCAGGGGATTGTTTGAGGCAAACAAAAACGCCAGGAGGTCCAAGGTGTGGTCCGGATGATGGTGAGTGAAGCACAGGAAGTCGATTTCTCGGAGTTCTACTCCCGCTTTGAGCACTTGACGGAGCGTACCCGGGCCCGTATCCATCAGAATCCGAAGACCTCCGGCTTCCACCAGCAGGCCGGGAGAAGCTCTTCTGAGCGACGGCAACCCGGTACCGGAGCCCAAAACGGTAATGCGCATCGTGCCGGCCCTCGACGGATTCCCCAGAGAATTTGGAGAAGTGAAAGTCTTATTTGGGAATCAAACGGTATTTCTCGATAAAACGATAAGGAACGTAGGATTCTTTGGCCTTTCGTATGTTCGGTTCGCCAAGATCCTGTTCCCGGTTGATGAATTCCGTGTGCGACCACGCATGCTGCACGAATAGTTGATTAAGGGCGGCGTAAATTCCCTGATAATCGGCATTGGCTTTCTCGATATGAATCACGGCGGTTCCGGAGTTCAGGTGTTCGCCCAGGGAAAAGGCCTCCAGACGGCCGTCGATGAAGATGGCTCCTCCCCTAAACGGCAGATGACTCCAGTGCAGGAGCGCTTCCCGAATGGCGCGTTCTTCTCCTTTCAGACTCGGATGTTCTTCACAATTGCGGACCTGGCACCATTCTTCCGCGAGCCGCAGGCAAGCGTCGGTCATGTCGGGATTCAATTCATCGTACGTAAATTCGTACGTTTTTAGAAACCGGTTCAGGTGGTTCTTCTTTCGGTGGAATTTTCTTCCGGATAGAGAAATCAGATCTTCGGTTCGGTACACATAGTCGAATTGATCGCGGTCGGCCGTCGTTCCGAACGAGCCCTTCAGTCCGGGATTTCGTTTTATCCAGGCGGCGTCCGCGCGAGCGATGCATCCGTCCGGACCCAAAGCTTCAACAATATCCCTTAGCCGGACAGGATCCAGCGGCGGCCCCACGGTCGGCAAAAGAAAGGACGGTTGATCTTCGGGTTCCGCTTTCAGCAAAATGGTTTCATCCTGCATTGATATCTGTAACCCATAGTAGATCCTCCACATGAACAGATTGGTGAAGGTAAGCTCGGAGGATTGGGGTTCAGAATCTCGCAGCGCCTTTTGCAGGGCGACCCCATGATTCAAATCCAGCGGGCGCCAGTAGGGGTAGCGGTCTATGTCCGTCACGTTCAGACTCGATTCAGCTTCCGATGGGTATTACAGAGGCCATCTTCTTCCCCATCGGTGGTTATTAAACTCTCGACCCTGCATTCCGCAGGTCGGATCAGAAACGATCATTGAACGTTCCGCATCAAGCCACGTGGGCGCGTCCGGACCATTCCACCTTGAGTTTTTCCAGCAGACTATAGGGCACACGAAGGCTTCCGCGACCCACTCCAACTTCGATTCCCGGTTTGTTGGCGCCGTGGAAGTCACTTCCTCCAGTGACGACCAGATCGTATTTAAGAGCCAATTGTCGGCAGAACTGGGTCTGGTCCGTCGTGTGATCCGAGTAATACGCCTCGATGCCCGACAGCCCCATGGTCTTGAAGCGCCGGATCCACGTTTCCAATTCGGTTCGATCCGTTGTCAGCGTAAAAGGATGAGCCACAACGGAGACGCCTCCCGCCGAGTGGATCATGGCGAAGGCCGTTTCCGGGTCGAAGCGGAACTTGTCAACGTGGGCAGGTTGGCCTTTTTTCAGATACAAGTCAAACGCCTCCTGAAAGTTATTAACGTAGCCTTTACCTTTCAATACGGAAGCAATGTGAAGCCGGCCGATTTGGCCGCCACCGGAGGCCAGTTCCAGGTCCTTCAGGGAGATGCCCATTCCCAGGTCGTTCAGTTTCCTTACGATCTGCGGGTTGCGTTCCGCCCGGGATTTTTGAAGGATGAGCAGTTCTTCCATCAATCCCGGATGATGGTGGTTCAGGAAATATCCCAGCAAGTGCATGGAACTAGTTCCTATTCCTACGCTGATCTCGAGTCCCGGCACTACTTCCAGTCCAAGTTCCGTCCCGGCTTGCAGGGCTTCGTCCAGGCCGTCCACGGTGTCGTGATCCGTCAGAGCCACAGCTTCGAGACCATGCTGCTGGGCGTGTGCTACAAGCTCGGCCGGCGACAGTGCCCCGTCGGAGGCGTTGCTATGTGTGTGAAGGTCGATCCATTGCATTAGCGGGCATCGCTTTCGATGTGTCGGGCCCGATGTCGGGTGCTCCCGGAGGCGTTGCTCCCAAACCATCCGAAATAAATCAGGTCGCGAGGTGAAAAAAGGGATACGGACGCATAATAACCCTTGGGATCCTTCCACACCGCCCGGGGGCGGATACAAACAGGATCTCGAGGAAACGGTCCGGTTCCTGAAGGTTCCGGGGAGTGAGGACTTATGTCGTCAAACGGAATCGCCAGGCGCAAAACCACCCTTCGGGATGAGAGTCCGGCGGACAGGCCACGCATTCCGTTCGTATCCGAGGATCGATGGTTTTGGCGAAATACGTGTACTCGATCATGCCCACGGACTTGCAGGGATAGTCTTCGAGACCTTTCCGTTTGCGGGCGCTCTGTACGCGACAGTCGTTTACGTACAGGATGAGGGAGTCCGTCCCTTCCTCCTCGACTGACTGGGTGTTGAGACGGGCGTACAGGCGATATGCCAGGGCTTCTTTGAGGCCATCGAGGCCGGGTTCACGGGAAAGCCCTAGTAGGTCCTTGATCTCCCGGGCTTCGACGGGCGAGAAGCGTCCCCAACAGGTGTCGTTGGCGAGTTTGGCTTCCCACATGCTCGCACTGTGTTCCAACGCTTGAAACCAGATACCGTCCTGGGCCAGCCAGTTGACGGCAAGGGCCCCGACGAGTCCTTTGAGCTGTTCCGTCTCCAAGGAATGAAGCCATTCGGGGACACCGTCGCTGACCTTAAATCCCAATGTTTTACCCAGTCGTTTCAGATGGTTGTCCCACACTCCCTTCCAAACTTCTTCTTCGATGCGAAAAGCTTCCTCTTCACCCATCTGGTGAATGGCTTCTCGGATCCAGAGCGCGTAATG
The Deltaproteobacteria bacterium DNA segment above includes these coding regions:
- a CDS encoding TIGR01212 family radical SAM protein (This family includes YhcC from E. coli K-12, an uncharacterized radical SAM protein.) — translated: MTGSLRYLDLNTALRNRFGLRVQKVTLDAGFTCPNRDGTRGSGGCIYCNAQGSGSGRYRSQPNVLEQLREGILFCRRRYKAEKFLAYFQSFSNTYGPLLHLERLYRGVLAEPDVVGLSIGTRPDCLDEEKLDLLAELASSSMVWLEIGLQSASDATLHRINRGHTVAEFEWAVREAHKRHLQVCVHVILGLPGEDRSTIMHTADYCAFLGVEGVKLHQLYVERGTVMEEEYRSARYRPLSRETYVEWVVDFLERLPAQTVIQRLTGDPIPDRLVAPDWSLEKHETRRLIHQRLEERQTFQGARYAPAADVPGCDTKTEQLD
- a CDS encoding MBL fold metallo-hydrolase; translation: MRITVLGSGTGLPSLRRASPGLLVEAGGLRILMDTGPGTLRQVLKAGVELREIDFLCFTHHHPDHTLDLLAFLFASNNPLIPERKRPFVVVGAHGMRAWLKKAVALYGSSVVPPADSMELLELDPASGETALSSGLTLAAAPMEHRPGSLGFRLRDAEGRVMAYSGDTDVCDSLVDLGRNAHVLVLECSMPDDAKAPGHLTPSLAGAVAHRANARSLVLTHFYPPCDEIDVAAHCRRHFKGEIIVAEDLLKIDV
- a CDS encoding lytic murein transglycosylase, which produces MIRFVLIPSMVFLAAGVSVLAAPFDSLSRRLISDGFETAYIERVYSASSVQFDSKPVLTYFKIRESKLDYGQFLKPELVTRCKDYMSLHREVLSGIEKETGLPPSLLAALFMVETRLGAYTGRFQVLSVLSSLSASSDAEIMKTMYGQLEPSERERNGFDRFQQFCVRKSKWAYEELKAFLRHAAAEDIPPESIQGSLAGAFGIPQFIPSNVLRYGADGNGDGQVDLFSDSDALASAANILVGCGWKPGLNPEQRHEVLKCYNQSDVYARTVLELTRLIDEAGTPSK
- a CDS encoding PHP domain-containing protein; the protein is MQWIDLHTHSNASDGALSPAELVAHAQQHGLEAVALTDHDTVDGLDEALQAGTELGLEVVPGLEISVGIGTSSMHLLGYFLNHHHPGLMEELLILQKSRAERNPQIVRKLNDLGMGISLKDLELASGGGQIGRLHIASVLKGKGYVNNFQEAFDLYLKKGQPAHVDKFRFDPETAFAMIHSAGGVSVVAHPFTLTTDRTELETWIRRFKTMGLSGIEAYYSDHTTDQTQFCRQLALKYDLVVTGGSDFHGANKPGIEVGVGRGSLRVPYSLLEKLKVEWSGRAHVA
- a CDS encoding cytosolic protein, translated to MDLEQYFTNVDRNTLERYCVSAFRRVIAHYALWIREAIHQMGEEEAFRIEEEVWKGVWDNHLKRLGKTLGFKVSDGVPEWLHSLETEQLKGLVGALAVNWLAQDGIWFQALEHSASMWEAKLANDTCWGRFSPVEAREIKDLLGLSREPGLDGLKEALAYRLYARLNTQSVEEEGTDSLILYVNDCRVQSARKRKGLEDYPCKSVGMIEYTYFAKTIDPRIRTECVACPPDSHPEGWFCAWRFRLTT
- a CDS encoding DUF2156 domain-containing protein, which codes for MTDIDRYPYWRPLDLNHGVALQKALRDSEPQSSELTFTNLFMWRIYYGLQISMQDETILLKAEPEDQPSFLLPTVGPPLDPVRLRDIVEALGPDGCIARADAAWIKRNPGLKGSFGTTADRDQFDYVYRTEDLISLSGRKFHRKKNHLNRFLKTYEFTYDELNPDMTDACLRLAEEWCQVRNCEEHPSLKGEERAIREALLHWSHLPFRGGAIFIDGRLEAFSLGEHLNSGTAVIHIEKANADYQGIYAALNQLFVQHAWSHTEFINREQDLGEPNIRKAKESYVPYRFIEKYRLIPK